The proteins below are encoded in one region of Populus alba chromosome 2, ASM523922v2, whole genome shotgun sequence:
- the LOC118058442 gene encoding aquaporin SIP1-1, translating to MGAIKGAIVDGILTAMWVFSVPLLGVFSSIVATYVGVEAMSIAGLFITINVAALFMLTFSLIGAVFGGASFNPATTITLYIAGLKPDASLMSMALRFPVQAAGGVGGAMAIRGVMPEHYRHVLKGGPSLRVDLHTGAIAEGVLTFLICLTLHFLLLKGPKNVVLKVWLLAVATVGLVMAGGKYTGPSMNPANAYGWAYLGNRHTTWDFFYVYWICPFIGAILAAFVSKFLFKAAPIKEKKA from the coding sequence ATGGGAGCAATCAAGGGAGCGATAGTAGATGGGATTTTGACAGCCATGTGGGTATTCAGCGTTCCTTTGCTGGGTGTTTTCTCCTCCATCGTAGCAACATATGTGGGTGTGGAGGCCATGTCAATAGCAGGTCTTTTCATAACCATTAATGTCGCCGCTCTTTTTATGCTAACTTTCAGCTTGATAGGAGCCGTCTTCGGTGGTGCCAGTTTCAACCCTGCCACGACGATAACACTCTACATAGCTGGCCTAAAGCCTGATGCATCTCTCATGTCCATGGCTTTGCGTTTTCCTGTTCAGGCAGCTGGTGGAGTTGGTGGTGCCATGGCAATTAGGGGAGTGATGCCAGAACATTACAGGCATGTGCTCAAAGGAGGTCCTTCTTTGAGGGTGGACTTGCATACAGGGGCGATTGCTGAGGGGGTGTTGACTTTTCTGATCTGTCTTactttacattttcttttgctCAAGGGCCCTAAAAATGTCGTGTTGAAGGTGTGGTTGCTAGCGGTGGCTACTGTTGGATTGGTCATGGCTGGAGGTAAGTATACCGGCCCTTCAATGAATCCGGCCAACGCTTATGGTTGGGCTTATTTGGGCAATAGGCATACCACCTGGGATTTCTTCTATGTCTATTGGATTTGCCCCTTTATAGGGGCAATTTTAGCTGCTTTTGTttctaaatttcttttcaaGGCAGCTCCGATCAAGGAGAAAAAAGCCTGA